The following are from one region of the Paenibacillus sp. JZ16 genome:
- a CDS encoding D-lyxose/D-mannose family sugar isomerase produces the protein MLTHSQVKAAQKRTAEILHNAGIILSPDEMNEIEVASFGLNDLETQGLELITYINTDRYCAKELVLFPSQTCPEHKHPPVGEDPGKMETFRCRAGRVYLYVEGEPSAPIQALVPPKSKDYYSVFQEIELTPGQQYTIPPDTLHWFQAGEEGAVISEFSSTSRDEYDIFTDPNICRVPKK, from the coding sequence ATGCTGACTCACAGTCAAGTGAAGGCCGCGCAGAAACGTACGGCGGAAATTCTTCATAACGCCGGAATCATCCTGTCGCCAGACGAGATGAACGAGATTGAGGTGGCTTCCTTCGGATTGAATGATCTTGAGACGCAGGGTTTAGAGCTCATTACTTACATTAATACCGATCGATACTGCGCGAAAGAGCTTGTGTTATTCCCAAGCCAAACCTGTCCCGAGCATAAGCATCCTCCAGTGGGAGAAGACCCAGGTAAGATGGAAACGTTCCGCTGCAGAGCAGGAAGGGTATATCTTTACGTCGAGGGGGAACCCTCTGCTCCGATCCAAGCGCTAGTACCGCCAAAGAGTAAGGATTACTATTCCGTATTTCAGGAAATCGAACTGACACCTGGGCAGCAATACACCATTCCGCCAGACACACTGCATTGGTTTCAGGCAGGAGAGGAAGGTGCGGTCATATCGGAGTTCTCCAGCACGAGTCGTGATGAATATGATATTTTTACCGATCCTAATATTTGCCGGGTGCCTAAAAAATAG
- a CDS encoding L-dopachrome tautomerase-related protein has product MVVPHHSMEGQWQQPTVPHCKQTHSYTSPYQMLFHWSRLDWNFPTLAMKQRFEERQDWKHCMPAGVKVDRQGRFYVSVPRWAEGVPATLNTIAMVDGKPVLEAFPSWEWNTPGDVRVLQSVLGYEIDEHHRMWILDQGKIAYDTSPVGSQKLLIWDLSANRLLDSIVIPDDIAPPRTSFLNDIVVDNRNGYAYITDSGSGWPDHPLYGGIIVYNMRTKKFRRVLDSHYSTQDVPRFRFEIDTEPVYRNKPIRIGADGIALSADRGTLFYCQVTGRNLYAVDTRLLRNFDIPDSIIRDSVQTLGSKGTTTDGMHADNQGRVFYTMLEGKGIGYYSPYTRSFNKLLSDDRMLWVDGVAFDQRGSIIFNNNRLHRMFEEPQNIDWDDPYNLIVWRAYIGRDVKSYLYGG; this is encoded by the coding sequence ATGGTTGTACCGCATCATTCAATGGAGGGCCAGTGGCAGCAGCCTACTGTCCCTCATTGTAAACAGACCCATAGCTATACAAGTCCGTACCAGATGCTCTTTCACTGGAGCCGCCTGGACTGGAACTTCCCGACTCTCGCGATGAAGCAGCGATTCGAGGAGCGCCAGGATTGGAAGCACTGCATGCCTGCAGGCGTCAAGGTAGACCGGCAGGGACGCTTCTATGTATCGGTTCCGCGCTGGGCTGAAGGGGTTCCCGCTACGCTGAATACCATTGCGATGGTGGACGGCAAGCCCGTACTGGAGGCTTTTCCAAGCTGGGAGTGGAATACGCCGGGGGATGTTCGGGTGCTGCAATCCGTCCTTGGCTACGAGATTGATGAACATCATCGGATGTGGATTCTGGATCAAGGAAAAATCGCATACGATACCTCGCCCGTAGGCTCGCAAAAGCTGCTCATCTGGGATCTGAGCGCGAACCGCCTGCTCGACTCTATTGTCATTCCGGACGATATTGCCCCGCCCCGAACATCGTTCCTGAACGACATCGTGGTGGATAACCGCAACGGTTATGCCTATATTACCGATTCGGGCTCCGGCTGGCCGGACCATCCGCTGTATGGCGGAATCATCGTCTACAATATGAGAACGAAGAAATTTCGGCGCGTCCTCGACAGTCATTACAGCACGCAGGACGTCCCCCGTTTCCGGTTTGAGATCGATACCGAGCCGGTATACCGCAACAAGCCGATTCGGATCGGCGCCGATGGCATAGCTCTGTCCGCGGATCGCGGAACTCTATTCTACTGCCAGGTAACGGGGCGCAATCTGTACGCTGTCGATACGCGGCTTCTGCGAAATTTCGATATTCCCGATTCGATCATCCGGGATTCCGTTCAGACCCTGGGCAGCAAGGGAACGACAACCGACGGCATGCATGCCGACAATCAAGGCCGTGTATTCTACACCATGCTCGAAGGCAAGGGAATCGGTTACTATTCACCGTACACACGCTCGTTCAACAAGCTGCTGTCCGACGACAGAATGCTGTGGGTAGACGGGGTGGCTTTTGATCAGCGCGGCTCGATCATCTTCAACAACAACCGCCTGCACCGCATGTTCGAGGAGCCGCAGAACATCGACTGGGATGATCCTTACAATCTGATTGTATGGAGAGCCTACATCGGGCGGGACGTAAAGTCGTACTTATATGGTGGATGA
- the pyk gene encoding pyruvate kinase, with protein MLKTKIICTMGPACDSIELLKNMIQEGMTVARLNMAHGELEDHVTRIRNVRRAAAELNTYVPIMMDIKGPEVRIGKLKEASCLLKPGEELILTTEEILGDAQRISVNYAELNLVVKPGDRILIDDGLVDLNVLRVDGPDILCKIISGGVLKPRKGVNLPGIKTTLPGVTERDVMHIGFGLENDIEIIAASFVRHGDNIREIRSILKERGAEHVQIISKIENGEGMENLDDIIEASDGIMVARGDLGVEVPIEEVPMMQKEMIDKCNLAGKPVIVATHMLESMQVNPRPTRSEVSDVANAVIQGADVVMLSGESAAGKYPVESVRTMAAVARRAETMIDYKDQFAFKSRQQVADITEVISQGAVSSSLVLNAKAIITATESGFTARMISKYRPKAPIIAVTQHEEVLAKICLLSGVIPVKGDKVTTTDEMFESATRNAIKTGYIEKGDIIVLSAGVPIGQSGNTNLIKILQV; from the coding sequence ATGCTAAAAACTAAAATCATTTGTACGATGGGACCCGCGTGCGATTCCATTGAGCTGTTGAAGAACATGATTCAGGAGGGAATGACCGTTGCCCGTTTGAATATGGCTCATGGTGAGCTGGAGGATCACGTCACCCGGATCCGGAATGTTCGCCGGGCCGCAGCCGAATTAAACACGTATGTTCCGATCATGATGGACATTAAAGGACCTGAAGTACGGATCGGCAAGCTGAAGGAGGCTTCCTGCCTTCTGAAACCAGGTGAGGAGCTGATCCTGACTACCGAAGAAATTCTTGGCGATGCCCAGCGCATCTCGGTCAATTATGCCGAGCTGAATCTAGTGGTTAAACCGGGAGACCGCATCCTGATCGATGACGGCCTCGTGGACCTGAACGTTCTCCGCGTCGACGGACCGGACATTCTTTGCAAAATCATCAGCGGCGGGGTGCTCAAACCACGTAAAGGCGTCAACCTCCCTGGGATCAAAACGACGCTTCCCGGCGTCACCGAGCGTGACGTCATGCATATCGGCTTCGGCCTGGAGAACGACATTGAGATCATTGCCGCTTCTTTCGTGCGTCATGGCGACAACATCCGCGAAATCCGCAGCATCCTGAAAGAACGCGGCGCGGAGCATGTACAGATCATCTCCAAGATTGAAAACGGAGAGGGCATGGAGAACCTGGACGACATCATTGAAGCATCCGACGGAATCATGGTTGCCCGCGGAGACCTTGGCGTCGAAGTACCAATCGAAGAAGTGCCTATGATGCAAAAAGAAATGATCGATAAATGCAACCTGGCAGGCAAACCGGTTATCGTGGCAACGCACATGCTGGAATCGATGCAGGTCAATCCCCGTCCAACCCGCTCCGAGGTGAGCGACGTGGCTAACGCGGTGATCCAGGGCGCTGACGTGGTCATGCTCTCGGGCGAATCCGCTGCCGGCAAATATCCGGTAGAATCCGTGCGCACGATGGCGGCAGTCGCCCGCCGCGCCGAGACGATGATCGATTATAAAGACCAATTCGCTTTCAAATCCAGACAGCAGGTAGCCGATATTACCGAGGTTATTAGCCAGGGTGCGGTTAGCTCCTCCCTCGTGCTGAATGCCAAAGCGATCATTACGGCAACGGAGAGCGGATTTACGGCGCGGATGATTTCGAAATACCGTCCGAAGGCACCGATTATCGCGGTCACGCAGCATGAAGAAGTGCTGGCCAAGATCTGCTTGCTCTCCGGTGTCATTCCGGTAAAAGGCGACAAAGTCACAACGACGGACGAAATGTTCGAATCCGCGACCCGTAATGCCATCAAGACAGGCTACATCGAAAAAGGCGACATTATCGTATTGTCTGCCGGCGTGCCGATCGGTCAATCCGGTAACACGAATCTGATTAAGATTCTGCAAGTGTAA
- a CDS encoding AraC family transcriptional regulator has translation MVTPIEIRQISGVDWYEEADHEQRAWRLSLVTYGKCVYWVNGDKQIMEKGELLLIPAGVSYYGKSIPTVTHTQIVVQWTEGASTDLSVLDRKEALKFKPGVYELIRERLKVIHQQWQERPSYYVLMIEALLTEVLIYISRELDKGVITPEKHLHVDRMKSYIERHYREKITKEELGDVIGKTPNYAAVLFKSVTGQTISQYVHAQRIKRAVYLLTESQLTVQEIAVFLGYQDLSYFYRIYKRVTGTAPSDLLHERPRTI, from the coding sequence ATGGTCACTCCGATAGAAATAAGGCAAATTAGCGGTGTCGATTGGTATGAAGAAGCTGATCATGAGCAAAGAGCATGGCGCTTAAGCCTTGTGACATATGGAAAATGTGTATATTGGGTGAATGGCGATAAGCAAATTATGGAGAAAGGGGAATTGCTGCTTATTCCAGCCGGCGTTTCGTATTATGGCAAAAGCATCCCTACCGTGACGCACACGCAAATCGTCGTACAATGGACGGAAGGCGCCTCGACGGACTTATCCGTGCTGGATCGGAAAGAAGCCTTGAAGTTTAAACCGGGTGTTTATGAGTTAATCCGCGAACGGTTGAAGGTGATCCATCAGCAGTGGCAGGAACGCCCATCTTATTATGTCTTGATGATCGAAGCATTATTGACAGAAGTGTTGATTTATATCAGCCGTGAGCTGGACAAGGGCGTCATCACGCCGGAGAAGCACTTGCACGTGGACCGGATGAAGTCTTATATCGAGCGGCATTACCGTGAGAAAATAACGAAAGAGGAGCTGGGCGATGTCATCGGCAAAACCCCCAATTACGCAGCGGTACTCTTTAAAAGCGTTACAGGGCAGACCATCAGCCAGTACGTGCACGCTCAGCGGATCAAACGGGCAGTGTATTTGTTAACGGAATCGCAGCTGACGGTACAGGAGATTGCCGTATTTCTCGGATATCAGGACCTCTCCTACTTCTATAGAATCTATAAACGAGTCACGGGCACCGCTCCATCAGATTTATTGCATGAGCGTCCACGAACGATATAG
- a CDS encoding LCP family protein, with translation MKRKWLKYTMLLVSVGILGIISYYTYAIIQFSNQISTASNPAKPVEASGAATEEIIEIPKWEGKERINILLIGGDSRGDDAGRSDTMLVASIDPVTKRAHLFSILRDTYVDIPGHGKGRLNSAFAYGGIELTRQTISNLLDLPIHKYVYTDFVGFIALVDAIDGVDIEVEKDMYYTSKADKHMYDIDLKQGLQHLDGKMALQYVRFRHDARSDFARTERQRILMTEVAKKMQTTGSLIKLPGILDSIAPYIETDLSPKEMLKLMALGFDVNLDKIDQQQLPPFSLLTNEKVGRAQVLGVDKNKLQQYVKQLFENDAGIK, from the coding sequence ATGAAAAGGAAATGGTTAAAATACACCATGCTCTTAGTATCTGTTGGAATCTTGGGGATTATCTCGTACTATACCTACGCTATCATTCAGTTCTCAAATCAAATTTCGACCGCTTCGAATCCGGCGAAGCCAGTGGAAGCTTCGGGTGCCGCAACGGAAGAAATCATTGAAATACCCAAGTGGGAGGGTAAAGAACGCATCAATATTCTTCTGATTGGAGGAGACTCCCGGGGAGACGATGCCGGCAGATCCGACACCATGCTGGTGGCTTCCATCGATCCTGTGACGAAAAGAGCCCATTTATTCTCGATTTTGCGGGACACCTATGTGGACATCCCCGGCCATGGCAAAGGACGACTGAATTCGGCATTTGCTTACGGCGGAATCGAGCTGACGAGACAAACCATCAGCAATCTGCTGGACCTGCCCATACATAAATATGTTTACACCGATTTTGTCGGCTTCATAGCCCTGGTCGACGCCATTGACGGAGTCGACATCGAGGTGGAGAAAGACATGTATTACACAAGTAAAGCCGACAAGCATATGTACGACATCGATTTAAAACAAGGACTGCAGCATCTCGACGGCAAGATGGCGCTGCAATACGTCCGGTTTCGGCACGATGCGAGGTCCGATTTTGCCCGTACGGAACGGCAGCGGATTCTCATGACGGAAGTCGCCAAGAAGATGCAGACCACGGGCTCATTAATTAAGCTTCCCGGCATCCTGGATTCAATTGCACCCTACATCGAAACCGATCTAAGCCCTAAAGAAATGCTGAAGCTGATGGCTCTGGGTTTTGATGTGAATCTGGATAAAATCGACCAGCAGCAGCTCCCCCCATTCTCGCTGCTGACCAACGAGAAGGTCGGTCGGGCACAGGTGCTCGGCGTAGATAAAAACAAATTGCAGCAGTATGTGAAGCAGTTATTCGAAAATGACGCCGGAATAAAATAG
- a CDS encoding MerR family transcriptional regulator encodes MLYTVKEVSELSGVTIKSLHHYHKIGLLLPAEISEAGYRLYGAAELERLQHILFYREMDFPLEQIKVLMEETPERRQMLLQQEKLLMDRADRLNAILKTLRISITSTEEGKRMEPQELFKGFESEEEWEAALTEQNEHLKEQYDMDLLEGEPVDVPSMNEQAREAAAFMAGMANALKTGIKHDDARVRDSIRDHLQFMNEQGHAFTAADFAGQTKFFLNDDFHLRMLEEQQTGLAYYLHAAAEAYAQQT; translated from the coding sequence ATGTTATACACGGTAAAAGAGGTTTCGGAGCTGTCCGGGGTGACCATTAAATCGCTGCATCATTATCATAAAATCGGTTTGCTTCTGCCGGCCGAGATCAGCGAAGCGGGTTATCGCTTGTACGGTGCAGCCGAACTGGAGCGATTGCAGCACATTCTGTTTTACAGGGAAATGGATTTTCCGCTGGAACAAATCAAGGTGCTGATGGAGGAAACTCCTGAACGGCGGCAGATGCTGTTACAACAGGAGAAGTTGCTGATGGACCGCGCGGATCGATTGAATGCGATTCTGAAAACCTTAAGAATATCCATAACCAGTACGGAGGAGGGCAAGCGCATGGAGCCTCAGGAATTGTTCAAAGGTTTTGAGAGCGAAGAAGAATGGGAGGCAGCTTTAACGGAGCAGAATGAACACCTGAAAGAGCAGTATGATATGGATTTGCTCGAGGGTGAGCCCGTCGATGTTCCAAGCATGAACGAGCAGGCAAGGGAAGCGGCTGCCTTTATGGCAGGCATGGCAAACGCATTGAAAACGGGGATCAAGCACGATGATGCGCGAGTAAGAGATTCGATTCGCGATCATCTGCAGTTTATGAATGAGCAGGGTCACGCCTTTACGGCTGCGGATTTTGCGGGTCAAACGAAGTTTTTCCTGAATGACGACTTTCATCTCCGGATGCTGGAAGAGCAGCAGACGGGGCTGGCTTATTATCTGCATGCGGCTGCGGAGGCGTACGCACAACAGACATAA
- a CDS encoding glycosyltransferase, translated as MITISLCLIVKNEEQVLDRCLNSVKDVVDEIVVVDTGSSDHTLGIAAKYGARIFHFDWIDDFSAARNYSFSHATKEYILWLDADDWLQPADLERFKALKQNLDPAVDSVCMDYYLAFDPLGKPTAVVKRNRLVKRSRHFQWRDPVHEHLEVEGNIMLSDIAVSHGRVHTDSGRNLRIYEAHLAKGGTLSKRQLLHYAMELSASAYYDKAIEIYETIIHDPVSYFEEKLDACDRMAHCYHELGQKEQELQSLLKTFNYDVPRADYVCRIAYYFQELNDYEKAVHWYELALKLEMPEGRLYGVNQAAWTWFPHLQLTYCYGKLGQLEQAYEHNERALSYAPDDPDILYNKQLLEEKLRFK; from the coding sequence ATGATCACGATTAGTTTGTGCCTGATTGTAAAGAACGAGGAGCAAGTGTTGGATCGGTGCTTAAACTCCGTTAAGGATGTCGTTGACGAAATTGTCGTCGTAGATACGGGGTCATCGGACCATACGCTCGGAATTGCAGCCAAATATGGGGCTCGAATCTTTCATTTTGATTGGATCGACGATTTTTCCGCTGCAAGGAACTATTCGTTCTCTCATGCGACGAAGGAGTATATCTTATGGCTGGATGCGGATGATTGGCTGCAGCCGGCCGATCTGGAAAGGTTCAAGGCACTCAAACAAAATTTGGACCCGGCGGTGGACTCCGTATGCATGGATTACTACCTTGCCTTCGATCCGTTGGGGAAGCCCACGGCGGTTGTTAAAAGAAACCGGCTGGTGAAGCGTTCTAGGCATTTTCAATGGCGTGATCCGGTGCATGAGCATTTAGAGGTTGAGGGAAATATCATGTTATCCGACATTGCCGTTAGTCATGGACGCGTACACACGGACTCCGGACGGAATTTGCGTATTTATGAGGCCCATCTTGCGAAGGGAGGCACCCTCTCCAAGCGCCAGTTGCTGCATTATGCAATGGAATTGTCTGCGAGCGCCTATTATGACAAGGCCATTGAAATATATGAAACGATTATTCATGATCCGGTCAGCTATTTTGAGGAAAAACTGGATGCATGTGATCGCATGGCGCATTGTTACCACGAGCTGGGACAAAAAGAACAAGAACTGCAATCCCTGTTAAAGACGTTTAATTATGACGTGCCGCGGGCCGATTATGTATGCCGGATCGCGTACTATTTCCAAGAGCTCAACGATTATGAAAAAGCGGTTCACTGGTACGAATTGGCGCTCAAGCTGGAGATGCCAGAGGGTCGATTATACGGCGTTAATCAAGCGGCCTGGACATGGTTTCCCCATTTGCAGCTGACGTATTGTTACGGAAAACTAGGTCAGCTGGAGCAGGCTTATGAACATAATGAAAGGGCCCTTTCTTACGCTCCGGATGATCCGGACATCCTATACAACAAGCAATTGCTGGAGGAGAAGCTCCGCTTCAAGTGA
- a CDS encoding manganese catalase family protein, which produces MFIHMKELQFRAKPEKPDPVYARKLQEVLGGQYGEMSVMMQYLFQGFNCRADRKYRDMLLDIGTEEIGHVEMLSTMIAQLLDGAPADQVDEAAKDPMIAAALGGMNPQHAIVSGLGATPTDSNGYPWNSKYIIASGNLLADFRANLNAESQGLLQVVRLYEQTTDPGVRDMLSFMIARDIMHQNQWLAAIEEIEAIEGPIAPASFPRERSVEEATRQFMNFSVGEESSAGRWANGPLPDGTGDFEYVANPTAYGDAPVLNPPAKHQHSTLGTGPYVVNEGFEK; this is translated from the coding sequence ATGTTTATTCACATGAAAGAACTTCAGTTCCGTGCCAAACCTGAGAAGCCGGATCCGGTATACGCGAGAAAGCTTCAAGAGGTGCTGGGTGGCCAGTATGGTGAAATGTCCGTCATGATGCAGTATCTCTTCCAAGGATTTAACTGCCGGGCAGACCGGAAGTATCGGGATATGCTGCTGGATATCGGGACCGAGGAGATTGGCCATGTCGAGATGTTGAGCACGATGATAGCCCAGCTTCTTGACGGCGCTCCTGCGGATCAAGTCGATGAAGCGGCGAAGGACCCGATGATTGCCGCCGCACTCGGAGGCATGAATCCTCAGCATGCAATCGTATCGGGACTCGGGGCAACCCCGACGGACAGCAACGGATATCCATGGAACAGTAAGTACATCATAGCGAGCGGGAATCTGCTGGCTGACTTCCGTGCAAATCTGAATGCCGAATCGCAAGGTCTGCTTCAGGTCGTCCGTTTGTATGAGCAGACGACGGATCCTGGCGTTCGGGACATGCTGTCCTTCATGATAGCCCGTGATATCATGCACCAGAACCAGTGGCTGGCCGCGATTGAAGAGATCGAGGCCATTGAAGGTCCAATTGCTCCTGCTTCGTTTCCGCGCGAACGCAGCGTAGAAGAAGCTACACGCCAATTCATGAATTTCTCGGTTGGGGAGGAGAGCAGTGCGGGACGCTGGGCGAACGGACCGCTGCCGGACGGTACCGGCGATTTCGAATATGTGGCTAATCCGACAGCCTACGGCGACGCACCCGTATTAAATCCTCCGGCAAAACACCAGCATTCTACGCTTGGCACAGGTCCATATGTGGTGAATGAAGGATTTGAAAAGTAA
- a CDS encoding winged helix-turn-helix transcriptional regulator, with translation MGNKSSSYIPKTPEHIECNIEKTLLVLGGKWAFLVIRELFGGTKRFGELQRQIPNVSPRALTTTLRHLEEQGVLEREVFPTVPVTVEYTLTPKGMDLHVICKEMKLWAARWT, from the coding sequence ATGGGAAATAAATCGAGCAGTTACATACCGAAAACACCAGAACATATCGAATGTAATATCGAAAAAACACTGTTGGTCTTAGGCGGAAAATGGGCATTTCTCGTCATCCGCGAGCTCTTTGGCGGCACGAAGCGTTTTGGCGAGCTGCAGCGGCAAATCCCGAATGTCAGCCCGCGGGCACTGACCACGACGCTCCGCCATCTGGAAGAGCAGGGCGTTCTTGAACGCGAAGTATTCCCTACCGTTCCGGTTACGGTGGAATACACGCTGACGCCGAAAGGCATGGACCTGCATGTCATCTGCAAGGAAATGAAGCTGTGGGCGGCGCGGTGGACTTGA
- a CDS encoding aldo/keto reductase family protein — translation MKYRRLGRTGLKVSEISLGSWLTYGGYVERENAVNAIKTAYDLGINFFDTANVYEKGAAEVLVGETLKAYPRESYVLATKAFWPMGDGPNDRGLSRKHIMEQAHASLKRLNHDYVDIFYCHRHDPETPLDETLRAIDDLVRQGKVLYVGVSEWQASQIAEALTVADRYLLDRIVVNQPIYNMFERYIEKEIIPLSERSGIGQVVFSPLAQGLLTGKYTSASDIPEGSRAAKLEWMRKGITEEKIAKVRELEKIAGELEVSVGNLALAWILRQPNVASALVGASRPEQVTENVKASGIELSDDVQTRIEEILK, via the coding sequence ATGAAATACAGAAGATTAGGACGCACAGGTCTCAAGGTTAGTGAGATCAGCTTGGGAAGCTGGCTTACATACGGTGGTTATGTGGAACGCGAGAACGCGGTAAACGCAATTAAAACGGCTTATGATCTGGGCATTAACTTTTTTGATACGGCGAATGTATATGAAAAAGGTGCAGCCGAAGTGTTGGTTGGCGAAACCCTGAAAGCGTATCCGCGCGAGTCTTACGTGCTGGCGACCAAGGCATTTTGGCCCATGGGCGATGGCCCGAACGATCGCGGCTTGTCCCGTAAGCATATTATGGAGCAGGCGCATGCCAGCTTGAAGCGGCTTAACCATGATTACGTGGATATTTTCTATTGCCATCGACATGACCCGGAAACGCCGCTTGACGAGACGCTCCGCGCGATCGACGACCTTGTTCGCCAGGGCAAGGTGCTTTATGTCGGCGTCAGCGAGTGGCAGGCATCGCAAATCGCGGAGGCATTGACGGTAGCGGATCGTTACCTGCTCGACCGCATCGTGGTCAATCAACCCATCTACAATATGTTTGAACGTTATATTGAAAAGGAAATCATTCCGCTCAGCGAGCGTTCCGGCATTGGGCAGGTCGTATTTTCCCCGCTGGCGCAAGGCTTGCTAACAGGCAAGTATACTTCGGCTTCCGATATTCCTGAGGGCAGCCGTGCCGCGAAGCTGGAGTGGATGCGCAAAGGCATTACTGAGGAGAAAATCGCGAAGGTTCGCGAGCTGGAGAAGATTGCGGGTGAGCTTGAAGTGTCGGTGGGCAATCTGGCGCTTGCCTGGATTCTGCGCCAGCCGAACGTAGCCAGTGCGCTTGTCGGCGCAAGTCGTCCGGAGCAGGTAACCGAGAACGTGAAGGCATCCGGCATTGAGCTCAGCGATGATGTTCAAACTCGTATTGAAGAGATTTTGAAATAG
- a CDS encoding aldo/keto reductase, which translates to MNYRRLGNSGLKVSQLGLGTNAFGKRADQGTSTRIIDHALDHGINFIDTANIYAGSESERIIGEALAGKRHNVVLATKAGLVSGQGPNERGSSRYHLQQELEDSLKRLKTDYVDLYQIHTFDPHTPLEETLRTLDDMVSSGKVRYIGASNYAAWEIMKALGISELRGYARYVSTQTSYSLADRTPELELVPLCLDQGVGIIPYFPLAGGILTGKYGQGASTPSGSRAETDPNFNRFLEDRNLKLGQQVSQLAAEHGHSPSALSLAWLMNRPAVSTVIVGATKTEQLDDNLKSLEIEIDEALGSSLDEISDDFVYAKPFATYRLG; encoded by the coding sequence ATGAACTACCGCCGTCTTGGCAACAGCGGACTGAAGGTTTCGCAGCTCGGTCTGGGCACGAACGCTTTTGGCAAAAGGGCTGATCAAGGGACATCCACCCGCATCATTGACCATGCACTGGACCATGGCATCAATTTCATCGATACCGCTAATATTTATGCAGGCTCGGAATCCGAGCGCATCATCGGAGAGGCGCTCGCCGGCAAACGCCATAACGTCGTATTAGCCACGAAAGCCGGGCTCGTAAGTGGCCAAGGGCCGAACGAACGCGGTTCTTCCCGCTATCATCTGCAGCAAGAACTGGAGGACAGCTTAAAGCGGCTAAAAACCGATTATGTGGACCTGTATCAGATTCATACGTTTGATCCGCATACTCCCCTCGAGGAAACCTTACGCACGCTGGATGATATGGTATCGTCGGGCAAGGTCCGATATATCGGCGCTTCCAACTATGCCGCCTGGGAAATTATGAAGGCGCTCGGGATCAGCGAGCTTCGCGGATACGCCCGGTATGTATCCACCCAAACGAGTTATTCCCTTGCCGACCGTACGCCGGAACTGGAGCTTGTTCCCCTCTGCCTCGATCAGGGCGTTGGCATCATCCCGTATTTCCCGCTGGCCGGGGGCATTCTCACCGGTAAATACGGTCAAGGCGCCAGCACGCCTTCCGGCTCCCGTGCGGAAACGGACCCGAACTTCAATCGCTTCCTGGAAGATCGCAATCTGAAGCTTGGGCAGCAGGTCAGCCAGTTGGCTGCAGAGCATGGTCATTCTCCAAGCGCCCTATCCCTGGCCTGGCTGATGAATCGTCCTGCTGTCTCCACTGTCATTGTCGGAGCTACGAAAACCGAGCAGCTGGACGATAACTTGAAGAGCCTGGAGATTGAGATCGATGAGGCACTAGGCTCCAGCCTGGATGAAATCAGCGACGACTTTGTTTATGCCAAGCCGTTCGCGACTTATCGACTGGGGTAA
- a CDS encoding DUF2628 domain-containing protein: MKIYLKNDAGVTKQVKVGFSWTTLFFAFFPALFRGDLKWAVIMFIISAVVGPFTLGIGAWISGIIFSFVYNKIYIKELLEKGYRPATEEARAVLENNQIIARVA, encoded by the coding sequence ATGAAGATTTATCTGAAAAATGATGCTGGGGTAACTAAACAAGTAAAGGTAGGCTTTAGCTGGACGACACTATTCTTTGCCTTCTTCCCGGCCTTGTTTCGAGGCGATCTGAAGTGGGCAGTTATTATGTTTATTATTTCTGCCGTCGTCGGTCCATTTACGTTGGGAATCGGGGCTTGGATTAGCGGAATCATATTCTCATTCGTGTATAACAAGATTTATATTAAAGAACTGTTGGAAAAGGGTTATCGTCCTGCAACCGAAGAAGCAAGAGCAGTGCTTGAGAATAACCAAATTATTGCGAGAGTAGCATAG